The following proteins are encoded in a genomic region of Hoeflea phototrophica DFL-43:
- the bchB gene encoding ferredoxin:protochlorophyllide reductase (ATP-dependent) subunit B yields MELTVWTYEGPPHVGAMRVANSMRDVHFVLHAPQGDTYADLLFTMIERNKKRPPVTYTTFQARDLSGDTAEIFKTAARDAVARFKPQALLVGASCTAELIQDDPGGLAKTLGLNVPVVPLEMPSYQKKENWGAAETFYRLVRAFAGGAGKPETAPEQASCNILGPTSLGFRNRDDIVEVVRLVESLGVRVNTVAPLGASPADLARIPQAHFNIVLYPEIADTSARWLKRQFGQEMVTTIPIGVGATRDFVAEVAKVAGVEVPQELLESGAERLSWYSASIDSNYLTGKRVFVFGDATHAISAARIASEELGFKVCGLGTYSREFARDVREAAAKYGVEPLISDNHLDVEDAIIAAQPELVLGTQMERHAAKRLRLPCAVISSPVHVQDFPARYSPQMGHEGANVIFDSWVHPLMMGLEEHLLQMFRGDFEFHDDAGSSHLSHGGPAAGHQPDARDEQAAVAAETPAPDVAAATSTAANDDQPSWTSDAERELRKIPFFVRGKARRNTETYATENGLNPITIETLYDAKAHFGR; encoded by the coding sequence ATGGAACTGACCGTCTGGACCTATGAAGGCCCGCCCCATGTCGGCGCCATGCGTGTCGCCAATTCGATGCGCGACGTGCACTTCGTGCTGCACGCGCCACAGGGCGACACCTATGCGGATTTGCTGTTCACCATGATCGAGCGCAACAAGAAGCGCCCGCCGGTGACCTACACCACATTCCAGGCGCGCGATCTCTCCGGCGACACCGCCGAAATCTTCAAAACCGCTGCCCGCGATGCGGTCGCGCGGTTCAAACCCCAAGCGCTCCTGGTCGGCGCATCCTGTACGGCGGAGCTGATCCAGGATGATCCGGGCGGACTGGCCAAGACGCTTGGCCTGAATGTGCCGGTGGTGCCACTGGAGATGCCGTCCTATCAGAAAAAGGAAAACTGGGGTGCGGCAGAGACCTTCTATCGGCTGGTCCGGGCCTTTGCAGGCGGTGCCGGAAAGCCGGAAACAGCGCCCGAACAGGCAAGCTGCAACATTCTGGGGCCCACATCGCTGGGTTTCCGCAACCGTGACGATATCGTCGAGGTGGTCCGACTTGTTGAATCGCTGGGTGTCCGGGTCAACACAGTTGCCCCGCTGGGCGCCTCGCCAGCCGATTTGGCGCGGATCCCGCAGGCCCATTTCAACATCGTGCTCTATCCGGAGATTGCCGACACTTCGGCACGCTGGCTGAAACGCCAGTTCGGCCAGGAAATGGTGACCACCATTCCAATCGGTGTCGGTGCAACACGTGACTTCGTCGCAGAGGTGGCGAAGGTCGCCGGTGTCGAGGTACCCCAGGAACTGCTCGAAAGCGGCGCGGAGCGGCTCTCGTGGTATTCGGCCTCGATCGACTCCAATTATCTGACCGGCAAGCGGGTGTTCGTCTTCGGTGATGCCACCCACGCCATTTCCGCGGCCCGGATCGCATCGGAAGAACTTGGCTTCAAGGTCTGCGGGCTTGGCACCTATTCCCGCGAATTTGCCCGCGACGTACGCGAGGCGGCCGCGAAATACGGCGTCGAGCCGCTGATCTCGGACAACCACCTCGATGTCGAGGACGCCATCATTGCGGCACAGCCGGAACTGGTGCTCGGAACCCAGATGGAGCGCCACGCCGCCAAGCGGCTAAGGCTCCCATGCGCAGTGATCTCAAGCCCGGTGCATGTGCAGGATTTCCCCGCACGCTACTCGCCGCAGATGGGGCATGAGGGCGCGAATGTGATCTTCGACAGCTGGGTGCACCCGCTGATGATGGGCCTTGAAGAGCATCTGTTGCAGATGTTCCGTGGCGACTTTGAATTCCATGACGACGCCGGATCTTCGCATCTGAGCCATGGCGGTCCTGCCGCCGGCCACCAGCCGGACGCGCGGGATGAACAAGCCGCAGTTGCTGCAGAGACTCCTGCTCCGGACGTTGCCGCTGCAACCTCCACCGCGGCCAATGACGACCAACCGTCATGGACCAGCGATGCCGAGCGCGAACTGCGCAAAATCCCCTTCTTCGTCCGCGGAAAGGCGCGGCGCAACACCGAAACCTATGCCACCGAGAACGGGCTCAATCCGATCACCATCGAGACATTGTACGATGCAAAAGCACACTTCGGGCGCTAA
- the bchF gene encoding 2-vinyl bacteriochlorophyllide hydratase: MNAHVTPSDIPVGLYTAEERIRRDKSVWTLVQGILAPIQFLVFAISVGLIAHWWMTGAWLMAAHISIVIKTMTLYAIMVTGSIWEKEVFGAYLFARPFFWEDMVSMLVLALHTAYLAALFGGLLSDGQLMALAVAAYVSYVINAGQFLWKFRLARLDASSNAKIGAAA, encoded by the coding sequence ATGAATGCCCATGTCACACCGAGCGATATCCCAGTCGGCCTTTACACGGCCGAAGAGCGTATTCGCCGTGACAAATCGGTCTGGACGCTGGTTCAGGGCATCCTCGCGCCAATCCAGTTTCTGGTCTTCGCCATATCGGTCGGATTGATTGCGCATTGGTGGATGACCGGCGCATGGCTGATGGCGGCCCATATCTCCATCGTTATCAAGACCATGACCCTCTACGCCATCATGGTCACCGGCTCGATCTGGGAGAAGGAGGTGTTCGGCGCCTATCTCTTCGCCCGTCCCTTCTTCTGGGAAGACATGGTCTCGATGCTGGTGCTGGCTCTGCACACCGCCTATCTGGCGGCGCTGTTCGGCGGTCTTCTTTCTGACGGACAGCTGATGGCTCTCGCCGTCGCCGCCTATGTTTCCTACGTCATCAATGCCGGACAGTTCCTGTGGAAATTCCGCTTGGCACGGCTGGATGCCTCCTCCAATGCAAAGATCGGAGCTGCGGCATGA
- the ppsR gene encoding transcriptional regulator PpsR, which translates to MEQHTTRVAHRTFEKTIQAFADLRPEVSLALASMGADLTLLVDSSGSVIDVAYFDAAIERFGVEDWPGRSWADTVTRESLDKIQNLIDECTKKGASRSHQVNHPGGRSADLPIEYVLRRVEGFPYMIAYGTDLRKFAEVQQQLIQAQFELEREYRRVRESEARYRVIYQKMDSALLVVDGETRRIIDGNAAAGRILGVTLSKLVGDTLISQAERDHRERLTEALAESRALGQSRSVTIAAAANGASIELQISPYRENGKINQLVAISNPTADEYAMGGMSSDRWAWTEAVPEAQLVIDGKGAVYSVNGRFLDMIHVLGRNHAIGRNVNNWLGASSVDIQVLSNRLRDEGEVRQFLTVVRDEMGSSRPVRLSATRIEAGSEDPLYSVIVTEQSSRDLPSTTHTNGVHGATSDFSELIGRVPLKELIRESADVIEKLCIEAALTQTENNRAAAADLLGLSRQSLYLKLKRYGLEDFNGRA; encoded by the coding sequence ATGGAACAACACACAACTCGGGTCGCTCACAGGACGTTTGAAAAAACCATCCAAGCGTTCGCGGATCTGCGCCCCGAAGTATCGCTGGCCCTTGCTTCCATGGGCGCGGACCTGACGCTGCTGGTGGATTCATCGGGATCGGTCATTGATGTGGCCTATTTCGATGCCGCCATCGAGCGCTTCGGTGTGGAGGATTGGCCGGGCCGCAGCTGGGCTGATACCGTGACGCGGGAAAGCCTCGACAAGATCCAAAATCTGATCGACGAATGCACCAAGAAAGGCGCAAGCCGCTCTCACCAGGTCAACCATCCTGGCGGACGCAGCGCTGATTTGCCGATCGAATATGTGCTCAGGCGCGTCGAGGGTTTCCCTTACATGATTGCCTACGGCACCGATCTGCGAAAATTCGCCGAGGTGCAGCAACAGCTTATCCAGGCCCAGTTCGAGCTTGAGCGGGAATATCGCCGTGTTCGCGAATCCGAGGCCCGGTACCGCGTTATCTATCAGAAGATGGACAGCGCGCTTCTCGTCGTTGATGGTGAAACCCGCCGGATCATCGACGGCAATGCCGCAGCCGGCCGGATCCTGGGCGTCACCCTTTCCAAGCTTGTCGGCGATACGCTGATCTCCCAGGCCGAGCGCGACCATCGTGAACGGCTGACCGAGGCGCTCGCGGAATCCCGCGCCCTCGGGCAAAGCCGTTCGGTCACCATCGCGGCTGCCGCCAATGGCGCGTCAATCGAATTGCAGATCAGCCCTTACCGCGAAAATGGCAAGATAAATCAACTGGTTGCGATTTCAAATCCGACGGCTGACGAATATGCCATGGGCGGGATGTCGTCCGACAGATGGGCCTGGACAGAGGCGGTGCCCGAGGCGCAGCTCGTCATTGATGGCAAGGGCGCAGTCTATTCGGTCAATGGCCGCTTTCTCGATATGATTCACGTATTGGGGCGTAACCATGCCATCGGCCGCAACGTCAACAATTGGCTCGGTGCATCAAGCGTCGACATCCAGGTGCTGTCCAACCGGCTGCGCGACGAAGGCGAGGTGCGCCAGTTCCTGACAGTCGTGCGCGATGAAATGGGATCAAGCCGTCCGGTGCGCCTGTCTGCAACACGGATCGAAGCCGGCAGCGAAGACCCGCTCTACTCGGTGATCGTGACGGAACAGAGCTCGCGAGACTTGCCAAGCACGACCCACACCAATGGCGTTCATGGCGCTACCTCCGATTTTTCCGAACTGATTGGCCGGGTTCCGCTCAAGGAGCTGATCCGCGAATCTGCCGATGTCATTGAAAAGCTCTGTATCGAGGCAGCGCTGACCCAGACCGAAAACAACCGGGCAGCCGCTGCCGATCTTCTGGGTCTTTCCCGCCAGAGCCTCTATCTCAAGCTCAAGCGCTATGGTCTTGAGGACTTCAACGGCCGCGCCTGA
- the chlG gene encoding chlorophyll synthase ChlG produces the protein MTLAQTAPVRAKVPTPGAVLALLKPVTWFPPMWAFACGAVSAGQITSDRWFAVALGVLLAGPLLCGTSQAVNDWFDRHVDAINEPDRVIPSGRMPGRWGLGVAIFNSALSMLVASFLGMTVFVAAAIGLALAWAYSAPPFRLKRNGWWGNSACGFSYETLPWITAAAAALGTVPGGEIFIIAFLYGLGALGIMTLNDFKSMEGDTRMGIASLPVQMGATTAAKFAGLSMIVPQMVVVGLLLFWSHSWSAAAVGALALAQAVALPRLVADPKGKAIWYSALGVGLYVTGMMITAFAIRP, from the coding sequence ATGACTTTGGCCCAAACAGCACCCGTTCGCGCGAAAGTCCCCACGCCGGGGGCGGTGCTGGCTTTGCTCAAGCCCGTCACCTGGTTTCCGCCCATGTGGGCCTTTGCCTGCGGTGCTGTGTCCGCCGGCCAGATCACCTCGGACCGGTGGTTCGCGGTGGCTCTTGGCGTGTTGCTTGCCGGTCCGCTGCTGTGTGGAACCAGCCAGGCCGTCAACGACTGGTTTGACCGCCACGTCGACGCCATCAACGAGCCCGACCGGGTCATCCCGTCGGGCCGGATGCCGGGCCGCTGGGGTTTGGGCGTGGCCATTTTCAATTCGGCACTTTCGATGCTCGTCGCATCCTTCCTTGGGATGACGGTCTTTGTCGCCGCGGCCATCGGGCTGGCGCTCGCCTGGGCCTATTCGGCGCCGCCATTCCGGCTCAAGCGCAATGGCTGGTGGGGCAACTCGGCCTGCGGTTTTTCCTATGAGACCCTGCCATGGATCACCGCCGCGGCCGCAGCGCTCGGCACGGTGCCGGGCGGCGAGATTTTCATCATTGCCTTTCTGTACGGGCTTGGGGCGTTGGGCATCATGACGCTCAATGATTTCAAATCGATGGAGGGCGACACCCGGATGGGCATCGCCTCGCTGCCGGTCCAGATGGGCGCCACGACCGCTGCCAAGTTTGCGGGGCTTTCGATGATCGTGCCGCAGATGGTGGTTGTCGGCTTGCTCCTGTTCTGGAGCCACAGCTGGTCCGCCGCAGCAGTGGGCGCGCTGGCCCTGGCGCAGGCAGTGGCTCTGCCGCGCCTGGTGGCAGACCCCAAGGGCAAGGCAATCTGGTACTCGGCGCTCGGCGTCGGGCTCTATGTCACCGGAATGATGATCACGGCATTTGCGATCCGGCCCTGA
- a CDS encoding magnesium chelatase subunit H, with translation MQKHTSGANAAPVNVVLITLDNHMSAAVDDARAMLLGELPNLNLSVHAATDWNDNPDKLQACKDDIAKGNIIVASMLFIEEHVKAIGPALAARRDHCDAMMCCMSTGEIMKNTSMGRFKMDGEQKGPMAFLKKLRGDASKKKADSGRTAGERQLRMLKRLPKLLRFIPGTAQDLRNYFLAMQYRIAASDANIANLVRLLVDKYADGERRAYRGTIPAQAPVEYPEQGVYHPDIKGHVSADIKPLPVNRKAKGTVGLLLLRSYILSGDTGHYNGVIRALEQRGFNVVPVFCSGLDMRGPIAAFLSGGATGTTIDAMVSLTGFSLVGGPAYSDASAAAETLAKLDVPYVAAHVTEFQTVERWEASDQGLLPIETTIMVAIPELDGATGTMVYGGRTDNAGGTQPCVCSRDCGTCPTGRSCMIAHSERVEVLAGRIEKLVALRNSARAERKVALTIFNFPPNAGNMGTAAFLSVFESLHATMIKLKEEGYTIEVPEDAETLRDLVLNGNAAQYGALANVHALVSADDHVRNEKHLGEIEAAWGPAPGRIFTNGQSIFVLGRQFGNVLVAVQPGFGYEGDPMRLLFEKGFAPTHAFAAFYTYLKRTFRADAVLHFGTHGALEFMPGKQSGMSGKCWPDRLIGDLPNLYLYAANNPSEGTIAKRRSAATLVSYLTPPVTNAGLYKGLSELKSSLDRLRNLEASQTGERQEAFELILIQADQLELNKTVPQTDPDAYVAALTASMLELEYALIPHGLHVAGQSMSETERREMITLMAQSDDAEAPSKEIIDAIVSFDQDRIDAERAANEDQTGTIDRLVRANANLSDNRELDGLITALDGRFVAPSPSGDLIRTPDMLPTGRNIHGFDPFGIPSAYAVKDGTRQAAKVLERYLETDGALPETIAIVLWGTDNLKTEGGPMAQAMALMGARPRLDAYNRVCGAELIPLDQLNRPRIDAVMTLSGIFRDLLPMQATMLAEASYLAAMADEPVEMNFIRKHALAYAEEHGCDLERAAYRVFSNAEGAYGANVNFLIGASAWTDDQEIADMYTSRKGFAIDRKGKSSAQIELLNDVFAKVDMAYQNLDSIELGVTTIDHYFDTLGGISKAVSLAQDGKQLPVFISDQTQGDGRVRTLGEQVALETRTRSLNPKWFEGMLAHGYEGVRQIEAQISNTVGWSATTGDVEPWVYQKLSETFILDDTMRRRLSELNPASSLRMVNRLIEAKDRNFWKPDDETWAALCAAGEEMEDRAEGLSVEAAE, from the coding sequence ATGCAAAAGCACACTTCGGGCGCTAACGCCGCTCCAGTCAATGTGGTTCTGATCACGCTCGACAATCACATGTCGGCAGCGGTGGATGATGCGCGTGCCATGCTGTTGGGGGAACTTCCCAATCTGAACCTGAGCGTGCATGCGGCGACCGACTGGAACGACAATCCGGACAAATTGCAGGCCTGCAAGGACGACATCGCAAAAGGCAACATCATTGTCGCCTCCATGCTGTTCATCGAAGAGCATGTGAAGGCCATCGGCCCGGCGCTTGCCGCCCGCCGCGATCATTGCGACGCCATGATGTGCTGCATGTCGACCGGCGAGATCATGAAGAACACGTCGATGGGCCGGTTCAAGATGGACGGCGAGCAGAAAGGCCCAATGGCCTTCCTGAAAAAGCTCCGGGGCGACGCATCGAAGAAGAAAGCCGACTCGGGACGCACTGCCGGCGAACGCCAGCTGAGAATGCTCAAGCGCTTGCCAAAGCTGCTGCGCTTCATTCCTGGCACGGCCCAGGATCTGCGCAACTACTTCCTGGCGATGCAGTACCGGATCGCAGCGTCCGACGCCAATATCGCCAATCTGGTGCGGCTGCTGGTCGACAAATATGCCGATGGTGAACGCCGGGCCTACCGCGGAACGATCCCGGCCCAAGCCCCTGTCGAATATCCCGAACAGGGCGTCTACCACCCCGACATCAAGGGCCATGTAAGCGCCGACATCAAGCCGCTGCCGGTCAATCGCAAAGCCAAGGGCACGGTTGGCCTGCTGCTGCTGCGCTCCTACATCCTTTCGGGCGATACCGGCCACTACAATGGCGTCATCCGCGCGCTGGAGCAGCGCGGCTTCAACGTGGTGCCGGTGTTCTGCTCGGGCCTCGACATGCGCGGCCCGATTGCGGCGTTTCTTTCCGGCGGTGCAACCGGCACGACAATCGACGCGATGGTCTCGCTGACCGGCTTCTCGCTTGTCGGCGGCCCGGCCTATTCGGACGCTTCCGCTGCAGCTGAAACCCTGGCCAAGCTCGACGTTCCCTATGTCGCGGCCCACGTCACCGAATTCCAGACGGTTGAGCGCTGGGAAGCTTCCGACCAGGGCCTTCTGCCGATCGAAACCACCATCATGGTCGCCATTCCCGAATTGGATGGCGCCACCGGCACGATGGTCTATGGCGGCCGCACCGACAATGCCGGCGGCACCCAGCCCTGCGTTTGCTCGCGCGACTGCGGCACCTGCCCGACAGGCCGTTCCTGCATGATCGCGCATTCCGAGCGGGTCGAGGTTCTGGCCGGCCGGATCGAAAAGCTGGTGGCCCTGCGCAACAGCGCCCGCGCCGAGCGCAAGGTGGCGCTGACGATTTTCAACTTCCCGCCGAACGCCGGCAACATGGGGACCGCCGCCTTCCTTTCGGTGTTTGAATCGTTGCATGCGACGATGATCAAGCTGAAGGAAGAAGGCTACACGATTGAGGTTCCGGAAGATGCGGAGACGCTTCGCGATCTGGTTCTCAACGGAAATGCCGCGCAATATGGCGCGCTCGCCAATGTGCACGCACTGGTGAGCGCCGATGATCATGTCCGCAATGAAAAGCACCTCGGCGAAATCGAGGCCGCCTGGGGCCCGGCACCGGGCCGGATCTTCACCAATGGCCAGTCTATCTTCGTGCTTGGCCGGCAGTTCGGCAATGTGCTGGTCGCGGTGCAGCCGGGCTTCGGCTATGAGGGCGACCCGATGCGGCTGCTCTTTGAGAAGGGCTTTGCGCCAACCCACGCCTTTGCCGCTTTCTACACCTATCTCAAGCGCACATTCCGGGCTGATGCGGTGCTGCATTTCGGTACCCATGGCGCGCTCGAATTCATGCCTGGCAAGCAATCGGGCATGTCCGGCAAGTGCTGGCCCGACCGGTTGATCGGCGATCTGCCGAACCTCTATCTCTATGCCGCCAACAACCCGTCGGAAGGCACAATCGCCAAGCGGCGGTCGGCAGCAACACTGGTTTCCTATCTGACCCCGCCAGTCACCAATGCCGGTCTCTACAAGGGGCTGAGCGAACTCAAGTCTTCGCTGGACCGGCTGCGCAATCTCGAAGCCAGCCAGACCGGCGAACGGCAGGAAGCGTTCGAGCTGATCCTGATCCAGGCTGACCAGCTCGAACTCAACAAGACTGTCCCGCAAACGGACCCCGACGCTTACGTTGCCGCGCTGACCGCTTCGATGCTGGAACTCGAATATGCGCTGATTCCGCATGGGCTGCATGTGGCCGGGCAGTCGATGAGCGAGACCGAGCGCCGCGAGATGATCACGCTGATGGCCCAGTCCGATGATGCCGAAGCGCCATCGAAGGAGATCATCGACGCCATCGTCAGCTTCGACCAGGACAGAATTGACGCTGAACGCGCTGCCAATGAGGATCAAACCGGCACGATTGACCGTCTGGTTCGCGCCAATGCCAATCTGTCCGACAACCGCGAGCTGGATGGCCTGATCACCGCGCTTGATGGCCGGTTTGTCGCTCCCTCACCGAGCGGCGACCTGATCCGGACGCCTGACATGCTGCCCACCGGGCGCAACATCCACGGTTTCGATCCTTTCGGAATCCCCAGCGCCTATGCGGTGAAAGACGGCACAAGGCAGGCTGCCAAGGTGCTTGAACGCTATCTCGAAACCGATGGCGCGTTGCCCGAAACCATTGCCATCGTGCTGTGGGGCACGGACAATCTGAAAACCGAAGGCGGACCGATGGCTCAGGCCATGGCGCTGATGGGCGCCCGCCCGCGGCTCGACGCCTACAACCGGGTTTGCGGCGCGGAACTGATCCCGCTTGATCAGCTCAACCGTCCACGCATCGATGCCGTGATGACGCTCTCGGGCATTTTCCGCGACCTGCTGCCGATGCAGGCAACCATGCTCGCCGAAGCCTCCTACCTCGCGGCAATGGCCGATGAGCCGGTGGAGATGAACTTCATCCGCAAGCACGCGCTGGCCTATGCCGAAGAGCATGGCTGCGATCTCGAGCGAGCCGCCTACCGTGTGTTCTCGAATGCAGAGGGGGCCTATGGCGCCAATGTCAACTTCCTGATCGGTGCCAGCGCCTGGACCGATGATCAGGAAATTGCCGACATGTACACAAGCCGCAAGGGCTTCGCGATTGACCGCAAGGGCAAATCCTCGGCCCAGATCGAGCTGCTCAACGATGTCTTCGCCAAGGTCGACATGGCCTACCAGAACCTCGATTCCATCGAGCTCGGCGTGACCACCATCGACCATTACTTCGACACGCTGGGCGGCATCTCCAAGGCCGTGTCACTGGCCCAGGACGGCAAGCAATTGCCGGTGTTCATCTCCGACCAGACCCAGGGCGATGGCCGGGTCCGGACCCTTGGAGAACAGGTGGCGCTGGAAACCCGCACCCGCTCGCTCAATCCGAAGTGGTTCGAGGGCATGCTGGCCCACGGCTATGAGGGCGTGCGCCAGATCGAGGCACAGATTTCCAACACTGTTGGCTGGTCTGCAACCACCGGCGACGTTGAGCCCTGGGTGTACCAGAAGCTGAGCGAGACCTTCATTCTCGACGACACCATGCGCCGGAGGCTTTCGGAGCTGAACCCGGCCTCTTCGCTGCGCATGGTCAACCGCCTCATCGAGGCCAAAGACAGAAACTTTTGGAAGCCGGACGACGAGACCTGGGCCGCGCTCTGCGCTGCGGGCGAGGAAATGGAAGATCGTGCCGAAGGCTTGTCCGTGGAGGCTGCAGAATGA
- a CDS encoding ferredoxin:protochlorophyllide reductase (ATP-dependent) subunit N, with the protein MTTVFDASTACTDTAAKPGRDVLKQRGQHEVFCGLTSIMWLHRKMQDAFFLIVGSRTCAHLMQSAAGVMIFAEPRFATAIIDERDLAGMADMNDELDKVVTRLLARRPEIKLLVLVGSCPSEVIKLDLPRAASRLNGEHSPQCRVMAYSGSGIETTFTQGEDNFLAALVPEMPAEAADAPVSLVVVGALGDVVEDQMMRVFDGLGVGPVRFLPSRSSTTLPPIGPNTRFILAQPWVGACAQALERRGAKRISAPFPLGEEGSTAWYRAIADSFGVPEAKFDAITAPGRERARRAVARYKPVLEGKSVFLFPDSQLEPSLARFLSREMDTSIIEIGTPYLNRDVVGPELAMMPDTVRVSEGQDVERQIDRVHTDNPDLIICGMGLGNPFEAEGRSTKWSIEFVFTPLQGYEQAGDLAELIARPLMRRELLKVGS; encoded by the coding sequence ATGACCACCGTTTTTGACGCCAGCACTGCGTGCACGGACACCGCCGCCAAACCCGGCCGCGATGTGCTCAAGCAACGTGGCCAGCATGAAGTGTTTTGCGGCCTGACATCGATCATGTGGCTGCACCGCAAGATGCAGGATGCATTCTTCCTGATCGTCGGTTCGCGCACCTGCGCACACCTCATGCAATCGGCTGCCGGTGTGATGATTTTCGCCGAACCGCGATTCGCCACCGCCATCATCGACGAGCGCGATCTGGCCGGCATGGCGGATATGAATGACGAGCTCGACAAGGTGGTGACCCGGCTTCTCGCCCGCCGCCCCGAGATCAAGCTGCTGGTTCTGGTCGGTTCCTGCCCGTCGGAGGTCATCAAGCTCGATCTGCCGCGCGCTGCCAGCCGTCTCAATGGCGAGCATTCGCCCCAGTGTCGTGTGATGGCCTATTCGGGGTCGGGCATCGAGACCACTTTTACCCAGGGCGAGGACAATTTCCTCGCAGCCCTGGTTCCCGAAATGCCTGCGGAAGCGGCCGATGCGCCAGTCTCTCTGGTTGTTGTCGGTGCGCTTGGTGATGTCGTCGAAGACCAGATGATGCGGGTATTTGACGGACTTGGCGTTGGCCCGGTGCGGTTCCTGCCCTCGCGCTCATCCACCACACTGCCGCCAATTGGCCCCAACACACGGTTCATCCTGGCTCAGCCCTGGGTCGGCGCCTGCGCCCAGGCGCTTGAACGCCGCGGAGCCAAGCGAATTTCTGCACCTTTCCCGCTCGGCGAAGAAGGCTCGACCGCCTGGTACCGCGCCATCGCAGATTCGTTTGGCGTGCCGGAAGCCAAGTTCGATGCGATAACCGCTCCCGGCCGCGAACGCGCCCGCCGCGCCGTTGCCCGCTATAAGCCGGTGCTTGAGGGCAAATCGGTGTTTCTTTTCCCCGACTCGCAGCTCGAGCCCTCACTGGCGCGCTTTCTGTCACGGGAAATGGACACATCGATCATCGAGATCGGAACGCCCTATCTCAACCGCGATGTGGTTGGGCCCGAGCTTGCCATGATGCCTGACACGGTTCGGGTCAGCGAAGGCCAGGATGTCGAACGCCAGATCGACCGGGTCCACACGGACAATCCGGATCTGATCATTTGCGGCATGGGTCTCGGCAATCCGTTCGAGGCCGAGGGCCGGTCGACCAAATGGTCGATCGAGTTCGTCTTCACCCCGCTGCAAGGCTACGAGCAGGCCGGTGATCTGGCCGAACTGATTGCCCGGCCGCTGATGCGCCGCGAGCTTCTGAAAGTGGGGAGCTGA